Proteins found in one Zea mays cultivar B73 chromosome 1, Zm-B73-REFERENCE-NAM-5.0, whole genome shotgun sequence genomic segment:
- the LOC103637596 gene encoding helicase sen1 isoform X2 produces the protein MRRPHDASDGDEDRGYPSSSAVNGAGDEEEERRQAARTPGKDGPVDALWRWRSQSLSEIVLSWSVDQILDKDLLRDKVSKIPETFSSIEQYMTSYFGPLLEEVRGDMCSSMEDISNAPYADLLSVNSMRKGKGSYEISLGRWRGTSHGCGIDNYKPKSADVLLISETKPANQSDILKQSKSCVIVWVSKVNGNKMTVKASQLMETGAQGGERRPIGANKYDKLYAECLDKSWEMLDQEAMASKCRNSSVHRNVWKESHKVEKRSDVHGRNEKETGESKRWSFYAMYLTNMVTYDRVWVVLRRGLTMDSKIIHSMLGRNNYALGHCKHCVNKSHDEIKGDLCDFKLNDSQLDAVASCILASECTHRSSMGLVWGPPGTGKTTTVAVMLQMLLMKEQRTLACAPTNMAVLQVASRLLELIGDFSLRHNYSLGDIILFGNKDRLQIGKLLSEIYLDDRVQKLLSSFNRQHGWKHCVDSVVTFLKNCNSRYRMSVDIQQGSSDARDLTFKKYFTSRFSTLADGLVRCIDTFYDHLPRSSLGKNFDKMMFVKRLLDKLQQSLSADDVSDELLFTIFNPADEVPDSSGSHDDLIDDEDDFHDCKISLDSPLDIKSLCIKILMSLSNMRLPCEDNELSIRDLCLKHAKLIFCTASSSFELFRLQSVRPISILVIDEAAQLKECESLVPLLLQGIEHVLLIGDENQLSSLVKSKIAKDADFGRSLYQRLCTMGYSKHLLEVQYRMHPSISKFPNSNFYDNRISDGPIVRQEDYAKSYLPGPIYGAYSFIHIDNDMEMLDSLGQSSKNMAEVAVAANIVERLAKECTEKRQRTSVGIISPYTAQVIALQDRLGRKFEKHDFLSVTVKSIDGFQGGEEDIILISTVRSNKDGKVGFLSDSGRINVALTRAKYCLWILGNGTTLLASNSIWADLVRDSKRRRCFFDAFKDKDLAEVVMFATKPEQWNRREQVRPGGAIRSLLILFECCCPETGF, from the exons ATGCGCCGTCCCCATGACGCCAGCGACGGCGACGAGGATCGCGGCTACCCGTCGAGCTCCGCTGTCAACGGGGCCggcgatgaggaggaggagcGGCGCCAGGCGGCGCGGACGCCGGGGAAGGACGGCCCGGTGGACGCGCTGTGGCGGTGGAGAAGCCAGAGCCTCTCCGAGATAGTGCTCTCGTGGTCCGTGGACCAAATCCTCGACAAGGACCTGCTCCGCGACAAG GTGTCGAAGATACCAGAGACATTTAGCAGCATAGAGCAGTACATGACATCGTATTTTGGGCCACTTTTAGAAGAGGTTAGAGGTGACATGTGTTCAAGCATGGAGGACATCTCCAACGCTCCATATGCAGACCTGCTCTCTGTTAATTCAATGAGGAAAGGGAAGGGGTCATACGAGATCAGTCTTGGCAGATGGAGGGGAACGTCTCATGGCTGTGGGATTGATAATTATAAGCCAAAATCGGCTGATGTTCTACTGATTTCAGAAACGAAACCGGCAAATCAATCTGATATCCTGAAACAGTCCAAATCCTGTGTCATCGTATGGGTCAGTAAGGTTAATGGTAACAAGATGACAGTCAAGGCATCACAGTTGATGGAGACTGGGGCTCAAGGAGGTGAACGGCGACCAATTGGGGCTAATAAATACGATAAGTTGTATGCTGAATGTTTGGACAAGTCTTGGGAAATGCTAGATCAAGAAGCAATGGCTTCGAAATGTAGAAACTCATCTGTGCATCGCAATGTCTGGAAAGAGTCACACAAGGTTGAAAAGCGCAGCGATGTGCATGGAAGAAATGAGAAAGAGACAGGTGAATCAAAGCGATGGTCCTTCTATGCCATGTACCTGACTAATATGGTAACATATGACCGTGTTTGGGTTGTGCTCCGAAGGGGTCTGACAATGGATTCAAAAATCATCCATAGCATGTTGGGCAGAAACAATTAT GCTCTTGGACATTGTAAACACTGCGTCAATAAATCACATGATGAAATCAAGGGTGATCTCTGTGATTTTAAGCTGAATGACTCACAACTTGATGCTGTAGCAAGTTGCATTTTGGCAAGTGAATGCACTCACAGGTCTTCTATGGGGCTAGTTTGGGGTCCACCAGGCACGGGTAAAACTACAACAGTTGCAGTGATGCTACAAATGCTTCTGATGAAGGAACAGAGAACTCTCGCATGTGCTCCAACTAACATGGCTGTCCTGCAAGTTGCTTCTCGTCTTCTTGAGCTGATTGGGGACTTCTCTCTAAGACACAATTATTCATTAGGTGACATCATTTTATTCGGTAACAAGGACCGTTTGCAAATTGGCAAGTTACTGTCAGAAATATATTTGGATGACCGTGTCCAGAAGTTGTTGAGCAGCTTCAACAGACAACATGGGTGGAAGCATTGTGTGGATTCTGTTGTAACATTCCTAAAAAATTGCAATTCTCGGTACAGAATGTCCGTGGATATACAGCAAGGAAGCAGTGATGCACGCGACCTTACCTTTAAGAAATATTTTACAAGTAGATTCAGCACTTTAGCCGATGGATTGGTCAGATGTATCGATACATTCTATGACCATCTACCAAGGAGTTCCCTGGGCAAGAACTTTGATAAAATGATGTTCGTCAAAAGATTGCTAGATAAATTGCAGCAGTCGCTGAGCGCAGATGATGTGTCTGATGAGCTTCTTTTTACAATCTTTAATCCTGCCGATGAAGTTCCTGACTCATCTGGTAGTCATGATGATCTgatagatgatgaagatgactttCATGACTGTAAGATTTCTCTAGATAGCCCTTTGGACATAAAGTCTCTTTGCATAAAAATTCTTATGTCTCTTTCAAACATGCGGCTTCCTTGTGAAGACAATGAGCTTTCAATCCGGGACTTGTGTTTGAAACATGCGAAACTTATATTTTGCACTGCTTCTAGTTCATTTGAGTTGTTCAGACTGCAAAGTGTGAGGCCTATAAGCATCTTAGTTATTGATGAGGCAGCACAACTAAAAGAATGTGAATCACTGGTTCCTCTATTGCTACAAGGGATAGAACATGTTTTACTAATTGGCGATGAAAACCAGCTATCATCATTGGTAAAGAGCAAG ATTGCTAAAGATGCTGACTTTGGACGAAGCCTCTATCAGAGATTGTGCACGATGGGCTACAGCAAACACTTGCTGGAAGTACAATATAGAATGCACCCTAGCATCAGTAAATTTCCAAACTCCAATTTTTATGATAATCGAATTTCAGATGGTCCCATTGTCAGGCAGGAGGACTATGCCAAGAGTTATCTACCTGGGCCTATTTATGGTGCTTATTCATTCATTCATATTGACAACGACATGGAAATGCTTGATAGCCTTGGTCAGAGTTCCAAAAATATGGCTGAGGTTGCTGTAGCAGCCAATATAGTCGAAAGACTTGCAAAAG AGTGCACTGAGAAGAGGCAGAGAACAAGTGTTGGTATAATATCTCCTTATACAGCTCAAGTGATTGCATTGCAAGATAGACTTGGACGAAAGTTTGAGAAGCATGACTTTCTATCTGTTACAGTAAAATCTATTGATGGATTTCAAGGTGGTGAGGAGGACATTATTTTGATTTCAACAGTTAGGTCCAATAAAGATGGGAAAGTAGGCTTTCTCTCTGATTCTGGGAGAATCAATGTGGCGTTGACAAGAGCCAA GTACTGCCTTTGGATCCTTGGAAATGGAACCACTTTACTGGCTAGCAATTCAATATGGGCTGATTTAGTCCGTGATTCAAAAAGGCGCAGATGTTTCTTTGATGCTTTTAAGGATAAGGACTTAGCAGAAGTAGTCATGTTTGCAACTAAGCCTGAGCAATGGAATCGAAGAGAACAG GTCCGTCCTGGTGGTGCCATCAGGAGCCTTCTAATCTTGTTCGAGTGCTGCTGCCCTGAAACCGGTTTCTAA
- the LOC103637596 gene encoding uncharacterized protein isoform X1, protein MRRPHDASDGDEDRGYPSSSAVNGAGDEEEERRQAARTPGKDGPVDALWRWRSQSLSEIVLSWSVDQILDKDLLRDKVSKIPETFSSIEQYMTSYFGPLLEEVRGDMCSSMEDISNAPYADLLSVNSMRKGKGSYEISLGRWRGTSHGCGIDNYKPKSADVLLISETKPANQSDILKQSKSCVIVWVSKVNGNKMTVKASQLMETGAQGGERRPIGANKYDKLYAECLDKSWEMLDQEAMASKCRNSSVHRNVWKESHKVEKRSDVHGRNEKETGESKRWSFYAMYLTNMVTYDRVWVVLRRGLTMDSKIIHSMLGRNNYALGHCKHCVNKSHDEIKGDLCDFKLNDSQLDAVASCILASECTHRSSMGLVWGPPGTGKTTTVAVMLQMLLMKEQRTLACAPTNMAVLQVASRLLELIGDFSLRHNYSLGDIILFGNKDRLQIGKLLSEIYLDDRVQKLLSSFNRQHGWKHCVDSVVTFLKNCNSRYRMSVDIQQGSSDARDLTFKKYFTSRFSTLADGLVRCIDTFYDHLPRSSLGKNFDKMMFVKRLLDKLQQSLSADDVSDELLFTIFNPADEVPDSSGSHDDLIDDEDDFHDCKISLDSPLDIKSLCIKILMSLSNMRLPCEDNELSIRDLCLKHAKLIFCTASSSFELFRLQSVRPISILVIDEAAQLKECESLVPLLLQGIEHVLLIGDENQLSSLVKSKIAKDADFGRSLYQRLCTMGYSKHLLEVQYRMHPSISKFPNSNFYDNRISDGPIVRQEDYAKSYLPGPIYGAYSFIHIDNDMEMLDSLGQSSKNMAEVAVAANIVERLAKECTEKRQRTSVGIISPYTAQVIALQDRLGRKFEKHDFLSVTVKSIDGFQGGEEDIILISTVRSNKDGKVGFLSDSGRINVALTRAKYCLWILGNGTTLLASNSIWADLVRDSKRRRCFFDAFKDKDLAEVVMFATKPEQWNRREQRNSRANEAPSWPSSWDVVADRNNPPRRWNGRPASSNARSVTKSYDQGPNACRWTNNFSASREESYRTRFQHGEPLRSGHYNNQSRVAPANQNRFNNYNASSEWHGSVEGYRGWPKQHVGPEPHARLSHECSSSFQEGDVRHTPRSAYGEESHGQISVLGSWQAPGTYYNCGPQNRTVCPEFQNRGSFQQRFGSYGAADSGFGRANGDRQFNSLERRVPYGRIGGQGRGRTSCQGRGDTRGWHERFVCRWTEPHCQVQNGGLEIASHKLLAPGQQGTKRNWCKAESSDSPQQDNTKRILGSVDQPPGPGPVCHGGSGAPSPEQHASRQGAVKRGVCEAESSDLPIQDESSEVTLKQSADKPLCTTEDGNSGAGSCELPVPEQGGVGIDLREAGPPDIPCQVPDGSSEAFLELLVPEHRGMEAGLCKVEPSDAPYQGQDGSPGTASHEQPVPEQRGMGRADSCATEPLSVHQDSTENKPETVEQDS, encoded by the exons ATGCGCCGTCCCCATGACGCCAGCGACGGCGACGAGGATCGCGGCTACCCGTCGAGCTCCGCTGTCAACGGGGCCggcgatgaggaggaggagcGGCGCCAGGCGGCGCGGACGCCGGGGAAGGACGGCCCGGTGGACGCGCTGTGGCGGTGGAGAAGCCAGAGCCTCTCCGAGATAGTGCTCTCGTGGTCCGTGGACCAAATCCTCGACAAGGACCTGCTCCGCGACAAG GTGTCGAAGATACCAGAGACATTTAGCAGCATAGAGCAGTACATGACATCGTATTTTGGGCCACTTTTAGAAGAGGTTAGAGGTGACATGTGTTCAAGCATGGAGGACATCTCCAACGCTCCATATGCAGACCTGCTCTCTGTTAATTCAATGAGGAAAGGGAAGGGGTCATACGAGATCAGTCTTGGCAGATGGAGGGGAACGTCTCATGGCTGTGGGATTGATAATTATAAGCCAAAATCGGCTGATGTTCTACTGATTTCAGAAACGAAACCGGCAAATCAATCTGATATCCTGAAACAGTCCAAATCCTGTGTCATCGTATGGGTCAGTAAGGTTAATGGTAACAAGATGACAGTCAAGGCATCACAGTTGATGGAGACTGGGGCTCAAGGAGGTGAACGGCGACCAATTGGGGCTAATAAATACGATAAGTTGTATGCTGAATGTTTGGACAAGTCTTGGGAAATGCTAGATCAAGAAGCAATGGCTTCGAAATGTAGAAACTCATCTGTGCATCGCAATGTCTGGAAAGAGTCACACAAGGTTGAAAAGCGCAGCGATGTGCATGGAAGAAATGAGAAAGAGACAGGTGAATCAAAGCGATGGTCCTTCTATGCCATGTACCTGACTAATATGGTAACATATGACCGTGTTTGGGTTGTGCTCCGAAGGGGTCTGACAATGGATTCAAAAATCATCCATAGCATGTTGGGCAGAAACAATTAT GCTCTTGGACATTGTAAACACTGCGTCAATAAATCACATGATGAAATCAAGGGTGATCTCTGTGATTTTAAGCTGAATGACTCACAACTTGATGCTGTAGCAAGTTGCATTTTGGCAAGTGAATGCACTCACAGGTCTTCTATGGGGCTAGTTTGGGGTCCACCAGGCACGGGTAAAACTACAACAGTTGCAGTGATGCTACAAATGCTTCTGATGAAGGAACAGAGAACTCTCGCATGTGCTCCAACTAACATGGCTGTCCTGCAAGTTGCTTCTCGTCTTCTTGAGCTGATTGGGGACTTCTCTCTAAGACACAATTATTCATTAGGTGACATCATTTTATTCGGTAACAAGGACCGTTTGCAAATTGGCAAGTTACTGTCAGAAATATATTTGGATGACCGTGTCCAGAAGTTGTTGAGCAGCTTCAACAGACAACATGGGTGGAAGCATTGTGTGGATTCTGTTGTAACATTCCTAAAAAATTGCAATTCTCGGTACAGAATGTCCGTGGATATACAGCAAGGAAGCAGTGATGCACGCGACCTTACCTTTAAGAAATATTTTACAAGTAGATTCAGCACTTTAGCCGATGGATTGGTCAGATGTATCGATACATTCTATGACCATCTACCAAGGAGTTCCCTGGGCAAGAACTTTGATAAAATGATGTTCGTCAAAAGATTGCTAGATAAATTGCAGCAGTCGCTGAGCGCAGATGATGTGTCTGATGAGCTTCTTTTTACAATCTTTAATCCTGCCGATGAAGTTCCTGACTCATCTGGTAGTCATGATGATCTgatagatgatgaagatgactttCATGACTGTAAGATTTCTCTAGATAGCCCTTTGGACATAAAGTCTCTTTGCATAAAAATTCTTATGTCTCTTTCAAACATGCGGCTTCCTTGTGAAGACAATGAGCTTTCAATCCGGGACTTGTGTTTGAAACATGCGAAACTTATATTTTGCACTGCTTCTAGTTCATTTGAGTTGTTCAGACTGCAAAGTGTGAGGCCTATAAGCATCTTAGTTATTGATGAGGCAGCACAACTAAAAGAATGTGAATCACTGGTTCCTCTATTGCTACAAGGGATAGAACATGTTTTACTAATTGGCGATGAAAACCAGCTATCATCATTGGTAAAGAGCAAG ATTGCTAAAGATGCTGACTTTGGACGAAGCCTCTATCAGAGATTGTGCACGATGGGCTACAGCAAACACTTGCTGGAAGTACAATATAGAATGCACCCTAGCATCAGTAAATTTCCAAACTCCAATTTTTATGATAATCGAATTTCAGATGGTCCCATTGTCAGGCAGGAGGACTATGCCAAGAGTTATCTACCTGGGCCTATTTATGGTGCTTATTCATTCATTCATATTGACAACGACATGGAAATGCTTGATAGCCTTGGTCAGAGTTCCAAAAATATGGCTGAGGTTGCTGTAGCAGCCAATATAGTCGAAAGACTTGCAAAAG AGTGCACTGAGAAGAGGCAGAGAACAAGTGTTGGTATAATATCTCCTTATACAGCTCAAGTGATTGCATTGCAAGATAGACTTGGACGAAAGTTTGAGAAGCATGACTTTCTATCTGTTACAGTAAAATCTATTGATGGATTTCAAGGTGGTGAGGAGGACATTATTTTGATTTCAACAGTTAGGTCCAATAAAGATGGGAAAGTAGGCTTTCTCTCTGATTCTGGGAGAATCAATGTGGCGTTGACAAGAGCCAA GTACTGCCTTTGGATCCTTGGAAATGGAACCACTTTACTGGCTAGCAATTCAATATGGGCTGATTTAGTCCGTGATTCAAAAAGGCGCAGATGTTTCTTTGATGCTTTTAAGGATAAGGACTTAGCAGAAGTAGTCATGTTTGCAACTAAGCCTGAGCAATGGAATCGAAGAGAACAG AGGAATAGTCGTGCAAATGAAGCGCCATCTTGGCCATCATCATGGGATGTGGTGGCTGACAGGAACAACCCACCAAGAAGATGGAATGGCCGTCCAGCTTCTAGCAATGCAAGGAGCGTGACCAAATCCTATGATCAGGGACCAAATGCATGTCGATGGACCAATAATTTCTCAGCTAGTAGAGAGGAAAGTTACAGAACTCGCTTTCAGCACGGCGAACCCTTGCGCAGTGGTCACTACAATAATCAATCTCGAGTTGCGCCTGCTAATCAAAATCGGTTCAACAACTACAATGCTTCGAGTGAGTGGCATGGCTCTGTGGAAGGGTATAGAGGATGGCCCAAGCAGCATGTTGGGCCAGAACCACATGCCAGGTTGTCACATGAATGCAGTAGTAGTTTTCAAGAAGGCGATGTAAGGCATACTCCTAGATCAGCTTATGGGGAAGAATCACATGGCCAAATTAGTGTTCTTGGCTCATGGCAAGCTCCAGGAACCTACTACAATTGTGGACCTCAGAATAGAACTGTTTGTCCTGAGTTTCAGAACAGAGGGTCTTTTCAACAAAGGTTTGGTTCATATGGAGCTGCAGATTCTGGATTTGGTAGGGCCAATGGAGACAGACAATTCAATAGTCTTGAGCGACGAGTGCCATATGGTCGAATTGGTGGTCAAGGCAGAGGAAGAACTTCCTGCCAAGGGAGAGGAGATACAAGAGGATGGCATGAACGGTTTGTTTGCCGTTGGACAGAACCTCACTGTCAGGTGCAGAATGGCGGTTTGGAAATTGCATCCCACAAACTGCTAGCTCCTGGGCAGCAAGGGACGAAGAGGAACTGGTGTAAAGCAGAATCATCAGATTCACCGCAACAGGACAACACAAAAAGGATACTTGGAAGTGTAGATCAACCTCCTGGCCCTGGGCCAGTTTGTCATGGTGGTTCTGGAGCTCCCTCCCCTGAACAGCATGCTTCTAGACAGGGAGCAGTGAAGAGAGGTGTATGTGAAGCTGAATCGTCAGATTTACCAATACAGGATGAGTCCTCAGAAGTAACACTAAAACAAAGTGCAGATAAACCTCTTTGTACCACAGAGGATGGCAATTCTGGAGCTGGTTCCTGTGAACTGCCTGTTCCTGAGCAGGGTGGGGTGGGGATAGACTTGCGTGAAGCAGGACCACCAGATATACCATGTCAGGTTCCGGATGGCAGTTCTGAAGCATTCCTTGAACTCCTTGTTCCCGAGCATAGGGGGATGGAAGCCGGCTTGTGTAAAGTAGAGCCATCAGATGCACCTTATCAGGGTCAGGATGGCAGTCCTGGAACCGCTTCACATGAACAACCTGTCCCTGAGCAGCGAGGGATGGGAAGAGCAGACTCGTGCGCTACAGAACCATTGTCAGTACACCAGGACAGCACAGAAAATAAACCTGAAACCGTAGAACAAGATAGCTAG